CAATGGACAAGAGCCAACGATAAGAAGCTCAACAACCAGAGAAAAACCATCGGTTGGGTTAGGCCGGGAACGTTGCGTCGACGACCCATCATACTGAGACCTCCAGGGGGTGCGAAGTGTACCTGAATTCCCCCCCAAATTGCAATGAACCAACCTGTGGACAGTTCACAGAGGATGGGTTGCTCGGGACCTTCACCCAGGCAGAGAATCGTAAGGCTATTCCTGAGAGATTGACTGATACTCGAGGAATTACGTTGCCCGCTTGAGGCTTAACATATAGCTGGCGAGGTCCTGAAGTTCCTGATCAGTCAGGGGAAACTTCGGCATAATCGAGCCTGGTGAGACCGACTGCGGATTGCGGAAGTGTTTGAGATGCCATTCTCTATCGGGGCGTTGATCGCCCACATAGGAAAGATCCGGCCCGACAGCACCACCCGTTCCATGAATCCTGTGACATCCGATACAACCAAGATGGTCAACCAAAGCCTGACCGTGCGCCACACCAGGGTCTACTCGCTTCACCGCATAGAGATTCTTTAACGAGATACCCAGCAGTGAAAAGACCGACACCAAGAACAGAACGGCCAGCGCTATGCCCACCGGACGCGAGGCAGGGGCACGCACGGCTTTTTGCCAATCAAGGAAGGGCCAGAGCAACATCACGAGAACGGCCATTCCCGGTAGCACCCAGGTAGCAAACGGCTCCAGCGGCCCATGCACGTGCTTCAGCAGCTCGTAATAGAAGAGAAAGTACCACTCCGGCACCGGCACGAAGCTGGTGTCGGACGGATTGGCCTTGTCGGTCAGGGGGAAGGGAACCAGCACGGCCAGTACAGCCAGCACCCCAAAGACACCCAACATCACCACGGCGTCCATATAAACTTGCCGAGGGTAGAAGGTCTCGCTGCCGGCCGCAGCTTTTGTCTCATCCCAAGGCCCAGCGGGACCCACCCGCCGAAGAATGAAGAGATGAAGCATGATGCCCATGATGATCAGGGCAGGAAGGAAGAGCACATGGACCGCGAAGAATCTAGAGAGGGTCAGCGCTCCCAGCGTCTCTCCGCCGCGCAGGACCTTCACCACGAAATCGCCAACCAGTGGAACCGTCCCGGCCATATTGATACCAACCTGCGTCGCCCAGTACGCAGTCTGGTCCCACGGCAACAGATATCCGGTAAACGCGAATCCCATCACCAGCAGAAACAGTACCACGCCAACCATCCACATCATCTCGCGTGGAGGTTTGAAGGCTCCGTAGAGAAAGACCTGGAGCATGTGAAGACCGACCGCTACGACCATGCCCGATGCACCCCAGTGGTGTAGGCCGCGAACGAACCAACCAAAGGTGACCTGGTTTTCAATGAATTGCACGCTGTCATAGGCATGGTCCGGCGTCGGCGCATAGTAAACAGCGAGAAACATCCCGGTGATGGCCTGGAGGATAAAGAGGAACAGCGTGGCCGACCCGAAGACATAGATCCAGCTCGCCCCGCCTGGAATTGGCTCATTCAGCAGTGAATGTTCCACCGCCTTCAAATTGAGGCGACTGTCCAGCCATTCGTATAACCGGGAAGCCATCAGAACCTCTTGAGTCGAGAGGCGTTAGGCGCGAGGTGACAGCGGTTTCTCCATGCAGGCTGTTCGCCTGTCGCCTCCCTCCTTACGCCTCCCACCTCGCTGCATGCTTGTCATTCGTCACGTGTCACTAGATTTCCATCCTATCGCGCACACCCGACTTAAATTCCTTGTACATCACCAATAGACGCCCGTTTTCAATTTTTGAAGGGAGGTCATCCAAATGACGAGGTGCCGGCCCGGCCAGGACTTGGCCCGTAACATCGTAGACACTACCGTGACAAGGACATTTGAACTTCCGATCAGCCGCATCCCAATGATAGCCGCAGCCTAAGTGCGTGCAGATGGGAGAAAACACTGTCACCCCTCCGTCCGGTTGTTTGACCGCCCAGACGGCTTTGTGCGCCTTCGTTTCGAGATAGCCGTCGTGAATGGTCGCGACATAGTCCAGCTGCTTGGGTTCACCAACCGAGAGCTCGTCTACAGAAGCCACGTCCACCCACGATTGGACACGTCGCTTCAGTGCCGGAGAAATCACATAACCGACTAATGGAACGGCGAGACTCAGACCGATAAAGCCAGCCGCAGCCCTGGTGACCCATTGGAAGAAGCGTCGGCGGGTACCGACAGGGGTCGAGAATCCGGAGATGTGGGAAGGTGAGGGATCTGGAGAAGACATCATGGTCATTGAGTGTCGTTCTTCCCGCGATCAGTTCCTCTCGCACTGTAAAGAGTGCTCTGAGTCGAGTCAAGTACGGGAACCGGAATGATCTCGGCCTCTATCTCTCTGTGCTCTCTATGCAGACGCCCAAACATTTTTATGGAACAACACAGGGTGTCGATGCCGCTGGCAAAACTTGACTGGGTCGGAGATCAAGGATGGGCCGGAACCGTTGGCGTGCGGCGTGATTACGGAGTCTTGGGAACGATCTGCTGCAGTTCGCTCTTGGCCTTTTCTTTCTCAGCACGCTGCTCTTCAACCAATGTGTAGGCCACGTAGTACTTGTAGATGTTGGAAACATAGGTCACCGTCTCCTCGCCGATCCGTTCGCCTGCGATGATCTCGACGTTGTTGAACCAGACGTGTGGATTGAGTCCCCGTTTTTCTGCTTCCTTCCTGAGCTTCTGGACACGTCCCGGT
The nucleotide sequence above comes from Nitrospiraceae bacterium. Encoded proteins:
- a CDS encoding cytochrome b N-terminal domain-containing protein; amino-acid sequence: MASRLYEWLDSRLNLKAVEHSLLNEPIPGGASWIYVFGSATLFLFILQAITGMFLAVYYAPTPDHAYDSVQFIENQVTFGWFVRGLHHWGASGMVVAVGLHMLQVFLYGAFKPPREMMWMVGVVLFLLVMGFAFTGYLLPWDQTAYWATQVGINMAGTVPLVGDFVVKVLRGGETLGALTLSRFFAVHVLFLPALIIMGIMLHLFILRRVGPAGPWDETKAAAGSETFYPRQVYMDAVVMLGVFGVLAVLAVLVPFPLTDKANPSDTSFVPVPEWYFLFYYELLKHVHGPLEPFATWVLPGMAVLVMLLWPFLDWQKAVRAPASRPVGIALAVLFLVSVFSLLGISLKNLYAVKRVDPGVAHGQALVDHLGCIGCHRIHGTGGAVGPDLSYVGDQRPDREWHLKHFRNPQSVSPGSIMPKFPLTDQELQDLASYMLSLKRAT
- a CDS encoding ubiquinol-cytochrome c reductase iron-sulfur subunit; the encoded protein is MMSSPDPSPSHISGFSTPVGTRRRFFQWVTRAAAGFIGLSLAVPLVGYVISPALKRRVQSWVDVASVDELSVGEPKQLDYVATIHDGYLETKAHKAVWAVKQPDGGVTVFSPICTHLGCGYHWDAADRKFKCPCHGSVYDVTGQVLAGPAPRHLDDLPSKIENGRLLVMYKEFKSGVRDRMEI